Proteins encoded together in one Chelonoidis abingdonii isolate Lonesome George chromosome 1, CheloAbing_2.0, whole genome shotgun sequence window:
- the LOC116838938 gene encoding putative protein ARB2BP isoform X1, translating to MTLLQKKSLFPTNRQNPKTELNEITISPSHCPKVNVDVLQVEQELSFRKLVESSECPEQLKYDFNKNGELKHLDTNEPFVFNYYKNAHESNHKRYQVLGHLITQYVYELLERVYKLQKVHIPTDATENEPRSFFFISEKALTNSSSVIVLLQDRGVFRAGQWGLKTIIHEGLDHGTQIPFIKTALQCYGGVIVLNPNDNFIDLKMENEWLSLSTKEESSTVNSSWWIPKRCSSTSEEHTIYIWDNFISKSAAKNVAFIAHGYGGLVFLNLLIQRTWEVMNKVYSVALIDSMHHTLHQVKNNPQVQEWIQKHCREWVTNSKPLDRPIGSLVKVDCPTVSAGTEKYSLAPSSTLQAIFKYLKSTLKAKNTVTLSRSPIVTRSSKNKKRGNTC from the exons ATGACACTGCtacaaaaaaaatccctcttcccAACTAATAGG CAGAATCCCAAGACAGAGCTGAATGAAATCACCATAAGCCCTTCCCACTGCCCTAAAGTAAACGTGGAT GTGTTGCAAGTGGAGCAGGAGTTGAGCTTCAGGAAACTAGTAGAGAGTTCAGAGTGTCCAGAACAACTGAAATACGACTTCAACAAAAATGGTGAACTGAAGCATCTAGATACCAATGAGCCCTTTGTCTTTAATTATTACAAAAATGCACATGAGAGTAACCATAAACGCTATCAAGTTCTGGGACACCTTATTACACAGTATGTTTATGAGCTCCTGGAAAGAGTCTACAAGCTTCAGAAAGTCCACATCCCAACAGATGCTACAGAAAATGAACCCAGGAGTTTCTTTTTCATCAGCGAGAAAGCATTAACTAATTCCTCAAGCGTAATCGTGCTCCTACAAGACCGTGGAGTCTTTCGGGCTGGTCAGTGGGGGCTGAAGACCATAATCCATGAGGGCCTGGACCATGGAACTCAAATACCATTCATTAAGACAGCCCTTCAATGCTATGGAGGAGTGATTGTTTTAAATCCCAATGACAATTTCATTGATCTGAAGATGGAAAATGAGTGGTTAAGTTTATCTACCAAGGAAGAATCTTCCACTGTAAATTCCTCCTGGTGGATCCCAaagaggtgcagcagcacctcaGAAGAGCACACCATTTATATTTGGgataattttatttcaaagagcGCAGCCAAGAATGTGGCCTTCATTGCCCATGGCTATGGAGGCTTGGTTTTCCTCAACCTGCTCATTCAGAGAACATGGGAAGTGATGAATAAAGTGTATTCTGTGGCACTTATTGACTCCATGCACCACACGTTACACCAGGTGAAAAATAATCCACAAGTGCAAGAATGGATACAGAAACATTGCCGTGAATGGGTAACAAACAGTAAACCTCTAGATAGACCCATAGGTTCCCTCGTGAAAGTGGACTGTCCTACAGTCTCTGCTGGCACCGAAAAATACAGTTTAGCACCATCCTCCACCTTACAGGCCATTTTCAAGTACCTGAAGAGCACACTGAAAGCTAAGAACACAGTAACTTTATCTCGTTCTCCTATTGTAACAAGGAGCAGTAAAAATAAGAAGAGAGGCAATACATGCTGA
- the LOC116838938 gene encoding putative protein ARB2BP isoform X2, with amino-acid sequence MEQNPKTELNEITISPSHCPKVNVDVLQVEQELSFRKLVESSECPEQLKYDFNKNGELKHLDTNEPFVFNYYKNAHESNHKRYQVLGHLITQYVYELLERVYKLQKVHIPTDATENEPRSFFFISEKALTNSSSVIVLLQDRGVFRAGQWGLKTIIHEGLDHGTQIPFIKTALQCYGGVIVLNPNDNFIDLKMENEWLSLSTKEESSTVNSSWWIPKRCSSTSEEHTIYIWDNFISKSAAKNVAFIAHGYGGLVFLNLLIQRTWEVMNKVYSVALIDSMHHTLHQVKNNPQVQEWIQKHCREWVTNSKPLDRPIGSLVKVDCPTVSAGTEKYSLAPSSTLQAIFKYLKSTLKAKNTVTLSRSPIVTRSSKNKKRGNTC; translated from the exons CAGAATCCCAAGACAGAGCTGAATGAAATCACCATAAGCCCTTCCCACTGCCCTAAAGTAAACGTGGAT GTGTTGCAAGTGGAGCAGGAGTTGAGCTTCAGGAAACTAGTAGAGAGTTCAGAGTGTCCAGAACAACTGAAATACGACTTCAACAAAAATGGTGAACTGAAGCATCTAGATACCAATGAGCCCTTTGTCTTTAATTATTACAAAAATGCACATGAGAGTAACCATAAACGCTATCAAGTTCTGGGACACCTTATTACACAGTATGTTTATGAGCTCCTGGAAAGAGTCTACAAGCTTCAGAAAGTCCACATCCCAACAGATGCTACAGAAAATGAACCCAGGAGTTTCTTTTTCATCAGCGAGAAAGCATTAACTAATTCCTCAAGCGTAATCGTGCTCCTACAAGACCGTGGAGTCTTTCGGGCTGGTCAGTGGGGGCTGAAGACCATAATCCATGAGGGCCTGGACCATGGAACTCAAATACCATTCATTAAGACAGCCCTTCAATGCTATGGAGGAGTGATTGTTTTAAATCCCAATGACAATTTCATTGATCTGAAGATGGAAAATGAGTGGTTAAGTTTATCTACCAAGGAAGAATCTTCCACTGTAAATTCCTCCTGGTGGATCCCAaagaggtgcagcagcacctcaGAAGAGCACACCATTTATATTTGGgataattttatttcaaagagcGCAGCCAAGAATGTGGCCTTCATTGCCCATGGCTATGGAGGCTTGGTTTTCCTCAACCTGCTCATTCAGAGAACATGGGAAGTGATGAATAAAGTGTATTCTGTGGCACTTATTGACTCCATGCACCACACGTTACACCAGGTGAAAAATAATCCACAAGTGCAAGAATGGATACAGAAACATTGCCGTGAATGGGTAACAAACAGTAAACCTCTAGATAGACCCATAGGTTCCCTCGTGAAAGTGGACTGTCCTACAGTCTCTGCTGGCACCGAAAAATACAGTTTAGCACCATCCTCCACCTTACAGGCCATTTTCAAGTACCTGAAGAGCACACTGAAAGCTAAGAACACAGTAACTTTATCTCGTTCTCCTATTGTAACAAGGAGCAGTAAAAATAAGAAGAGAGGCAATACATGCTGA
- the LOC116838938 gene encoding putative protein ARB2BP isoform X3, with translation MENPKTELNEITISPSHCPKVNVDVLQVEQELSFRKLVESSECPEQLKYDFNKNGELKHLDTNEPFVFNYYKNAHESNHKRYQVLGHLITQYVYELLERVYKLQKVHIPTDATENEPRSFFFISEKALTNSSSVIVLLQDRGVFRAGQWGLKTIIHEGLDHGTQIPFIKTALQCYGGVIVLNPNDNFIDLKMENEWLSLSTKEESSTVNSSWWIPKRCSSTSEEHTIYIWDNFISKSAAKNVAFIAHGYGGLVFLNLLIQRTWEVMNKVYSVALIDSMHHTLHQVKNNPQVQEWIQKHCREWVTNSKPLDRPIGSLVKVDCPTVSAGTEKYSLAPSSTLQAIFKYLKSTLKAKNTVTLSRSPIVTRSSKNKKRGNTC, from the exons AATCCCAAGACAGAGCTGAATGAAATCACCATAAGCCCTTCCCACTGCCCTAAAGTAAACGTGGAT GTGTTGCAAGTGGAGCAGGAGTTGAGCTTCAGGAAACTAGTAGAGAGTTCAGAGTGTCCAGAACAACTGAAATACGACTTCAACAAAAATGGTGAACTGAAGCATCTAGATACCAATGAGCCCTTTGTCTTTAATTATTACAAAAATGCACATGAGAGTAACCATAAACGCTATCAAGTTCTGGGACACCTTATTACACAGTATGTTTATGAGCTCCTGGAAAGAGTCTACAAGCTTCAGAAAGTCCACATCCCAACAGATGCTACAGAAAATGAACCCAGGAGTTTCTTTTTCATCAGCGAGAAAGCATTAACTAATTCCTCAAGCGTAATCGTGCTCCTACAAGACCGTGGAGTCTTTCGGGCTGGTCAGTGGGGGCTGAAGACCATAATCCATGAGGGCCTGGACCATGGAACTCAAATACCATTCATTAAGACAGCCCTTCAATGCTATGGAGGAGTGATTGTTTTAAATCCCAATGACAATTTCATTGATCTGAAGATGGAAAATGAGTGGTTAAGTTTATCTACCAAGGAAGAATCTTCCACTGTAAATTCCTCCTGGTGGATCCCAaagaggtgcagcagcacctcaGAAGAGCACACCATTTATATTTGGgataattttatttcaaagagcGCAGCCAAGAATGTGGCCTTCATTGCCCATGGCTATGGAGGCTTGGTTTTCCTCAACCTGCTCATTCAGAGAACATGGGAAGTGATGAATAAAGTGTATTCTGTGGCACTTATTGACTCCATGCACCACACGTTACACCAGGTGAAAAATAATCCACAAGTGCAAGAATGGATACAGAAACATTGCCGTGAATGGGTAACAAACAGTAAACCTCTAGATAGACCCATAGGTTCCCTCGTGAAAGTGGACTGTCCTACAGTCTCTGCTGGCACCGAAAAATACAGTTTAGCACCATCCTCCACCTTACAGGCCATTTTCAAGTACCTGAAGAGCACACTGAAAGCTAAGAACACAGTAACTTTATCTCGTTCTCCTATTGTAACAAGGAGCAGTAAAAATAAGAAGAGAGGCAATACATGCTGA